In Acropora muricata isolate sample 2 chromosome 11, ASM3666990v1, whole genome shotgun sequence, one DNA window encodes the following:
- the LOC136889935 gene encoding tyramine receptor 1-like isoform X1, protein MFNNSTSLGLGSRVRISEGFGLTLVLFVSLVLNLSVCFIIWTTKPLLAKPSNILVGNLCIANLLLTACGIPFSLVTIIKDQHDAYSHSILCQGNGFISVMSSFAIVMTLCCICFDRYIAVTRPTRYKVIVTIKRSKFALVVVWCQGLLHASFPLLGWSKYVYHKETLHCSPKWSHNCSIYLYVTVIGFGLPVLSMVFTYIRIVSVMRKHSRKVLTVPQKGFHREKKVSTCELISMTPRQSIDQNSSVHAKQELQEKLPSSTQTPNRSEGVEVVSSSMMKTCAIESCSREPTNEEVEKCITTSKLTPGNPIINSRRSRRQFQSFSPRNILRTKNMQPLSKEWKVAKTGVILLVSFIVLWLPYMVVHSCSARFKAPQVVFRLSMWLVFMNGVINPLAYAFGNSRVQMKCQQWFSTVVVLFCKCRRKEQDNRNLETSDS, encoded by the exons ATGTTCAACAACTCAACGTCTTTAGGCCTTGGTTCGAGAGTTCGCATTTCGGAAGGCTTCGGATTAACGTTGGTTCTCTTCGTTTCTTTGGTGCTAAACCTTTCCGTTTGTTTCATCATTTGGACGACAAAGCCATTACTAGCTAAACCTTCGAATATCTTGGTTGGAAACCTCTGCATTGCTAATCTGCTACTGACAGCTTGTGGGATTCCATTTAGTCTTGTAACCATTATCAAGGATCAACATGATGCTTACTCTCATTCGATTCTCTGCCAG GGCAATGGATTCATTAGCGTCATGTCAAGTTTCGCAATTGTTATGACGTTATGTTGTATTTGCTTTGATCGGTATATAGCAGTTACCAGACCCACTCGGTACAAAGTGATTGTGACGATTAAACGCTCGAAATTTGCATTGGTGGTGGTCTGGTGCCAAGGATTGTTGCACGCGTCGTTTCCACTGCTGGGTTGGTCTAAGTATGTGTACCACAAAGAAACGCTCCATTGCTCACCAAAATGGAGTCATAACTGTTCTATTTACTTATATGTAACTGTAATAGGATTTGGCCTTCCCGTACTATCAATGGTTTTTACTTATATTCGTATAGTATCAGTTATGCGCAAACACTCTCGTAAAGTTCTAACTGTGCCACAAAAGGGATTTCATCGGGAGAAAAAAGTCAGCACTTGCGAACTGATATCGATGACACCGCGCCAAAGCATCGATCAAAATTCCAGTGTTCATGCGAAACAGGAATTACAAGAGAAGTTGCCGAGTTCCACGCAAACTCCCAATCGCTCGGAGGGGGTAGAAGTTGTATCGAGCTCTATGATGAAAACTTGCGCAATTGAAAGCTGCTCTCGTGAACCGACAAACGAGGAGGTGGAAAAATGTATTACTACTTCTAAACTTACACCAGGGAATCCCATTATTAACTCTAGAAGGTCGCGACGACAATTTCAGAGTTTCTCACCGAGAAACATTCTCAGAACAAAAAATATGCAACCGCTGAGCAAGGAATGGAAAGTGGCCAAGACAGGTGTGATCTTATTGGTCAGTTTCATCGTTCTGTGGTTACCTTATATGGTGGTTCACTCGTGTTCAGCAAGATTCAAAGCCCCACAAGTTGTGTTTCGTCTTTCGATGTGGCTGGTGTTCATGAATGGAGTTATAAACCCTTTAGCTTATGCCTTCGGGAATTCGAGAGTTCAGATGAAGTGTCAGCAATGGTTTTCCACAGTTGTTGTCTTGTTCTGCAAATGTCGACGAAAAGAGCAGGATAATCGAAATCTTGAAACATCAGATAGCTAG